In Streptomyces sp. 71268, the DNA window CGCCTTCGTCGTGCACTACGTGGGCATCTCGCTCGTCGCCTACCAGCACCACTGACCACCACCCCACACCCACACCACGGCCGCGCCCCTCCCCCGGGGCGCGGCCGTCGCGCTGTCCGCGCCCCCACCCGTACACCCATGCGCGGCGCGGCACCGCACACCGTCACGCGCGACGGCGCGACACCGCGCGACCCCGGACCGCGATGCGACAGCCAGCACAGATTGACAGTAAGCAGATTTTGAGAGCTACTGTCATTTGACACCAACTTCCGGAGGTTGCTGTGACAGACCAACCCGACCCCCGCCGCTGGTGGGCCCTGGGCGCGCTGGTCGCCTGCATGCTCGTGCTCGGCTTCGACATGACCATCCTCAACGTGGCGCTGCCGACCATGGCGTCCGAACTCGGCGCCGACACCGGTGAGCAGCAGTGGATCGCCGACTCCTACCTCGTCGTGTTCGCCGCGACGATGCTCCCGGCCGGGCTGCTCGGCGACCGGTTCGGGCGCCGCGGGATGCTGATCACGGGCCTCGGGATCTTCCTCGTCGGCTCCCTGGTCGGCACCGTCGTCTCCACCCCGGGATGGGTGATCGCCGCCCGTACGGTGATGGGGCTCGGCGCGGCGCTGATCATGCCGCTCGCCCTCTCGGTGGTGCCCTCGCTGTTCGGCCCCGGCGAGCGCACCAAGGCCATCGGCGCCATCTCCGCCGCCTCCGCGCTCGGCATGCCGCTCGGCCCGATCATCGGCGGCTGGCTGCTCGACCACTTCTGGTGGGGCTCGGTCTTCCTCGTCAACGTGCCACTGGCCGCGATCGGCATCCTCTGCTGCGCCCTGCTCGTCCCCGAGACCCGCGACCCGGCCGCGCCCACCGTGGACATCGGCAGCACCCTGCTGGCCACCTTCGGCCTCGGCCTGCTCGTGTTCGGCATCATCGAGGGCCCCGACCACGGCTGGGGCGCGCCGCTGACCCTGCTGGCGCTGTTCACCGCCGTCGCGCTGATCACCGGGCTGGTGCTGCGGGAGCGGCGGCAGGCGCGCCCGATGCTCGACATCGGACTCCTCGGCCAGCGGGGCTTTTTGTGGAACTCGGTCGCCGCGACGCTGGTGACCCTGGTCCTGTCGGGGCTGCTGTTCATCCTGCCCCAGTACCTCCAGGCGGTCCTGGGCCACGACGCGTTCGGCACCGGGGTACGCCTGCTGCCGATGATGGGCGGCCTCCTCGTCGCAGCGCGCGGCAGCGCTCCCCTCATCGAACGGTTCGGCCCGCGCGTGGTCGTCCCGGCCGGCCTGACCACGCTGGCGGGCGCGGCCTTCCTCGGGGCCACCACCGACGTCGGCGACGGGTACGGGCACACCGCGCTGTGGTTGACCATCGTCGGCTTCGGGTTCGGCTTCGCGATCGTGCCCGCCATGGACGCCGCGCTCGGCGCCCTCCCGCGCGAGCGCGCGGGCAGCGGCTCCGGGCTGCTCATGACGCTGCGGCAGTTCGGCGGCGCGATCGGCGTGGCGCTGCTCGGCAGCCTGCTGGCCAGCGGGTACGGCGACCGGCTGGACACCGACGGCCTGTCGCGGGACGCCGCCGACACCGCCGACGACTCGATCGTCGCCGCCCACCTGGTCGCCGACGCGCTCGGCGACCCGCGGCTCGCGGAGTCCGCCAACTCCGCCTATGTGCACGGCATGGCCCTCGTCCTGCTGGTCTGCGGCGCCACGGCCCTGCTCGCGGCCGCGCTGACGGCCTGCTTCCTGCCCGACTCACGCGCCGACCGCCCGGCGACGGCCGACCAGGGCCAGGACCCGGACGACCCGGGTGACCTCGATGGCCCGGCTGACCCGGGCGGTGCGCCCGAACCGGCCGGTGCGCCCGGACCGGCCGGTGCGGCCGAACCGACCGGTGCGACAGGCCGAGGCGGTCCGAGCAACCCGGGCGACCCGAGCCGTGCGCGGCCGGACGGCGACGCCGAGACCCAGCCGTCGCACGTGGCCGGGGCGTCCGACGATGGCCGACAATAGGGACCATGGCCTCAGCACGTACGACGTCCGCCGCGGAGCCCGGGGCGGTGCCCACGCTCGGCACCGGGCGCGAGCGCAAGCTCGGGCTCCGGGAGCGGAAGAAGATCCAGACCCGCCAGGCGATCCGGCACGCCGCGTACCGGCTCTTCGCCGAGCAGGGGTACGACGCGACGCCCATCGACCAGATCGCCGAGGCTGCCGAGGTCTCCCCCAGCACCGTCTTCCGCTACTTCCCCACCAAGGAGGACATCGTCCTCACCGACGAGTACGACCCGGTCATCGAGGAGGCCCTACGCGCCCGGCCCGTGGACGAGCACCCGGTGGAGTCCATCCGCCAGGTCCTCACCGCCTCGCTGCGCGATCTCGTCCTCAACCAGGACGACAGCATCGCGCTGCGCACCAGGCTGCTCCGCGACGTGCCCGCGATCCGGGGCCGGATGGCCGAGACGCAGGCGGAGTCCAGCCGCGTCATCCGTTCCGTCCTCGCCGAACGCGCCGGCAAGCCCGCCGACGACCTCGAACTGCGCGTCATCACCTCCGCGGTACTCGCCGCGCTCCAGGAGTCCGTCATGTACTGGGTGGACACCGGTCAGGCCGGTGACCTGGAGGAACTCCTCGACACCACGTTGGACGTCCTCGCCCGCGGCCTCTCCCTCCCGCCCCGCCCGCCAGCCGACGACACCCCTGCCGGCCCCCGCCCGTAACCCGGGGCCACCGCGTGACCGGGCGACGCGGACACGCCCTGGGGCGGGCTCGGGTTCGCGCCCCGGGCGGGCACGGGGGTCGTACCCCGGGCGGGCGCGGGTTCGTGCCCCGGGTAGGCGGGGGTCCGTCCCCCGGGGCGGGCGCGGGCTGATCGCCCATGGCGGCGGCCGGTCGTACGCGGTCGCTCGCGCCACCCACCGGCTACGTGCTCACAACTCCACCACCACCGTGCCGATGTGCCGGCCCTCGATCAGCTCCAGCAGCGCGCGCGGGGCCTGTTCGAGCCCGGCGTACCGGACGTGCGGGAAGGTGAGCTTGCCGTCGGCCATGGCCTGGCCTATCTCCCGGGTCCACGCGGGCACCGAGTCCAGGTGGTCGAGGAGTGTGATGCCGCGCAACTCGATGCTACGGGCCAGCAGTTGCAGGGTGTCGATCTCGACCAGCGCCTGCTTGCCCTCGCCGTCCAACTGCCCGGAGAGCGCTCCGACGACGGCGAACCTGGCCCTGCGGTTGGCCACCGCGAGCGCCGCCCGCAACTGCTCGCCGCCGACGGTGTCGAAGACCACGTCGATCCCCTCGGGGGCCGCCTCCCGTAACTGCTCCTCGATCGACCCCGCGCCCCGGATCACGACGGCGTCGTACCCGAGTTCGTTCACGAGGTAGTCCGCCTTGCGCCGCGAACCGGTGCTGCCGATGACCCGGCCGGCCCCGTGCAACCGCAGGATCTGCCCGGCCATGCAGCCGACGCCGCCGGCCGCCCCGCTCACGAACGCCGTCTCGCCGGGCCGCACCTCGGCCGCCTTCACCACGGCCGCCCAGGCGGTCAGCGCCTGCGACAGGTGGGCCGCGGG includes these proteins:
- a CDS encoding MFS transporter, which translates into the protein MTDQPDPRRWWALGALVACMLVLGFDMTILNVALPTMASELGADTGEQQWIADSYLVVFAATMLPAGLLGDRFGRRGMLITGLGIFLVGSLVGTVVSTPGWVIAARTVMGLGAALIMPLALSVVPSLFGPGERTKAIGAISAASALGMPLGPIIGGWLLDHFWWGSVFLVNVPLAAIGILCCALLVPETRDPAAPTVDIGSTLLATFGLGLLVFGIIEGPDHGWGAPLTLLALFTAVALITGLVLRERRQARPMLDIGLLGQRGFLWNSVAATLVTLVLSGLLFILPQYLQAVLGHDAFGTGVRLLPMMGGLLVAARGSAPLIERFGPRVVVPAGLTTLAGAAFLGATTDVGDGYGHTALWLTIVGFGFGFAIVPAMDAALGALPRERAGSGSGLLMTLRQFGGAIGVALLGSLLASGYGDRLDTDGLSRDAADTADDSIVAAHLVADALGDPRLAESANSAYVHGMALVLLVCGATALLAAALTACFLPDSRADRPATADQGQDPDDPGDLDGPADPGGAPEPAGAPGPAGAAEPTGATGRGGPSNPGDPSRARPDGDAETQPSHVAGASDDGRQ
- a CDS encoding TetR/AcrR family transcriptional regulator; translated protein: MASARTTSAAEPGAVPTLGTGRERKLGLRERKKIQTRQAIRHAAYRLFAEQGYDATPIDQIAEAAEVSPSTVFRYFPTKEDIVLTDEYDPVIEEALRARPVDEHPVESIRQVLTASLRDLVLNQDDSIALRTRLLRDVPAIRGRMAETQAESSRVIRSVLAERAGKPADDLELRVITSAVLAALQESVMYWVDTGQAGDLEELLDTTLDVLARGLSLPPRPPADDTPAGPRP
- a CDS encoding NADP-dependent oxidoreductase, with amino-acid sequence MATDTAAGPYGDVPATHREIHLVERPTGALTEEHFTVVEAPVPSPGPGQLLVRNRYMTVVAVMRTLMSDADLPMPAYEVNRPLWGPAIGEVIAAPDTAAGGGGGRVAPGTLVHHHDSWREYAVVDADAATPLDLTALPDPAAHLSQALTAWAAVVKAAEVRPGETAFVSGAAGGVGCMAGQILRLHGAGRVIGSTGSRRKADYLVNELGYDAVVIRGAGSIEEQLREAAPEGIDVVFDTVGGEQLRAALAVANRRARFAVVGALSGQLDGEGKQALVEIDTLQLLARSIELRGITLLDHLDSVPAWTREIGQAMADGKLTFPHVRYAGLEQAPRALLELIEGRHIGTVVVEL